The sequence ATGACATCCTCGCCCCAGTTGTGGACCATGGTGAAAGTCAGCTTGCCACCCTTCTTGATGTAGAATTCAGAGATGCCCAGATGCAGGGCCGAGGTCACGTCGTGGGACGTGGCGCAACCGGTCACGATGTGAACTTCGGAATCCTCTTCCACCACCACGATGTTGTGCACGTTCTGGCCCACGTTCTGGCCCTTGATGAACAGGCAGGTCTGCACAGGCTCGGCGACCTTGACCCCTTTCTCGGTGCGGATGAAATAACCGCCATGCAGCTCTTCCCTGGCCGCCGCACGGGTGAAATCGTCCTTTTCGGGGTCCATGGCCTTCCAGAAATACTCGGGCAGCCCGTCGTATTTCTTGAGCGCCTGACGAATGCCCAGCACCTCCACGCCCTTGCCCGCGCTCTTGCAGTGCACGGTGGAGTGGTCAAACTGCAAAAACGTGCCCGCGCGCTCGCCGGCGGCGTCCACATCCACCCCGACCATGCGCAGCTCGCGCTTGCTCTCTTCGGACAGGGTGGAAAAATCGGGCAGCTCGGCGCTCTGCCTGCCGGAAAAAGAGTAGGAGTTCAGATCAACCAGGGTTTGGCTTAGTTCAGACATCTGATGCACTCCTTGTAGCCGTACTTGCTGATGTGATCCAGAATATCGCGGGGCCGGGTCGGCCGCGTGTCGCAGCACAGCACCCCGTTGTACATGACCTGACCGCGGTCGGCGTTGACGTAGTCGAGTATGTAGCCGGTGTGGGTGATGATGAGGCCCGAGGTCTTGTTGCGGCGACGCAAGTCGCGCATGCACGTTTCGGACGACGGAGCCGTCGCGCCGTCAAGCAGGGCGCGGGCCGTGTTGCCGATGAGGACCATGTTCTCCAGATCCACCCCGGATTCCGGCTCGTCGAAAAGGATCAGACTCGGATTTTGGGCCATGAGCTGCAAGAGCTCGGAACGCTTGATCTCGCCTCCGGAAAAACCGGAGTTGATGTCGCGATCCAGAAAACTGTCGAAATTGACGGTCTTGGCCATGCAGTCGACATCCACTTCCCGCCCGCGGGCGCACATGGAGACCAGATGACGGGTTTTCAGGCCATGGATGGTCGGGGGCCGCTGAAAGGACATGCCTATGCCGAGTCTGGCCCGTTCGTAGGTGGGCATCTCGGTGATATCGACGCCCTTGAAGACAATCTTGCCCGCAGTCACGGTGTACCCGCTAAAGCCCATGAGTGCCATGAGCAGCGTGGTTTTTCCGGAACCGTTGGGACCGAAGAGAATGAACGTCTCTCCTTCATCGATATTCAGGTTAATCCCTTTCAAGACTTCCCTGTCACCGATATTGACATGCAGGTTTTCAATCTGAAGCATATGGTATCCTTGTGGTATGAAAGGCAGGCTGGCGCGACAAAACAAGAATCAGCGCTTAATTGAGGCAGGGCCAAATGTCCAGTCGCCCTACTTCCACTCCTTCCAGGTTTCGGAACGGTAACAATAATAGCAGCGGGAATCATCCCGGAAAAAACGCAGCAGCAGCATGCCGACCACGAACCCGCCGATGTGCGCCCACCAGGCCACCCCACCGCCGCCCGCCGGTGCCAGCATCCCGGAAAGGACCTGCGTCAGGAACCAGGCCCCCAGATAGAACACGGCCGGCAGCTCGAAGATGAAGGGAATGATCAGGATAGGCAGGAAAGTAACCACCTTGGCGTGCGGATACAGAAAGAAATAGGCGCCCATGACCCCGGCGATGGCCCCGGAAGCCCCGACCACGGGCATGGTGGAAGAGGAATTGGTGAGCATGTGCACCGCGAGCGCGCCAAGACCGCACAGCAGGTAGAAGACCAGGAACTTGAAGGGCCCCATCACGTCCTCCACGTTGTCCCCGAAAATCCAGAGGGTCCACATGTTGACGATGAGATGCAGCCAGCCGGAATGCAGGAACATGTGTGTTCCAAGCGGCAACAGCAACCCTTCGGGATATCCCTGAAATATGGCCCACTGCGGGTCGAAATAGCGTGCCGGGACCACGCCGAACAAATGAAAGAGCCTGAATTCCTGGGCATTGCTCAGGCCCAGGCCAGCCAGAAAAAAGGCGATGTTCAGGGCCAGCAGCGTCCACATCATGTAGGACCGATGCCGGGAGGGGATGTTGTCGCGCAGGGGAAACATGGGTCAGTCCGCCTCCTCCATGGTGTCCGGGTTTTCAAAAATGGCGCACAGTTCATCGACGCACCGCTCGGCATGGCCGCGTAGCATCTCCTGCACGACCTGGATCAGAGCCCGCGCGCGGGAATGAAGATCCTGCAGGGAACCGGAATTGTCGACCACCAGCTGCGCCATGCCGACCTTCCTGTCCTGGGGCCATTGCCAGGAATCAACCATGACTATTCGCTCCGGGCTCCAGCCCCGGCCCTGCAGCCTGGCATGCCGCAGACGGTCCGGGCAATAGACCACCGCCAGCAGGTCGATCTCTGCGGCCAGCCCCGCTTCGCACAGCAGGGGAATCTCGGCCAGGGTCACGTCCTCGTCATGCGCGGCCCGGAAGGCGTGCAGGGCATGACGAACCAGCGGATGAACCAGTCGCTCCACCTCGCGGCGCAGGCTGTCGGACTCGGCCAGGGCGCTGCGGAGCAGGTCCTTGTCCACCCCTCCGCCGGGATGCGTGAAGCGGGTCCCGAAATGATGCTCCAGAATGGCGCAGCCCTCCCCGCCCTTGGCATAGGCCTCGGCCACCACCCGATCCGCACAGAAGACCGGCACTCCCATCTCCTCGGCCACTGCCCTGACGGTGGATTTTCCGCTGCCCACGGCTCCGGTCAGGCCGATGCAGGCCCGTTCACGGCAAAGCTCTCGCAGCACCTGCAGAAAATCATCCGGCGGCGGCGCGCAAAACTCCATGGATTCAAAACTGCGGGGATGCTCGAAACGCAGCTGCCAGGCATGCAGCATCTGCCGGGGGGCGCGCGCAGCGGTTTGCTTGTCGGCATAGACCGCGTCCCCCAGAAGGGGATGACCCAGCGCGGCCATATGCACCCGGATCTGGTGGGTGCGCCCGGTCATGATGCGCACCCGAACCAAAGAAGCGCTCCTGTCGGCAGCGCTCCAGAGCAGTTCAAACCTGGTCTCGGCCGCGCGGCCGCCGCGTTCAACCACGGCCATGCGCGTCTTGATGCTCGGATGCCGCCCCAAGGCAAGACTCACGGTCCCGGAGGAATCAGGCACCCCGGCGACCAGAGCCAGATACTCCTTGTAGACCTCCCGGGATGCGAAGGCCTGAGTCAGGCTCAGGCGGGCCGACTCGGACAAGGCCAGCACGATGAGCCCGGAGGTGTCTTTGTCCAGGCGATGCACGATCCCCGGGCGCTCCCCGGATTGAGACAGCAAGGCCGGAAAATGATGGGCCACCCGGTGCACAAGGGTCGGCTCAGCTACCGACGGCGCTGGATGGACGGTCATGGCCGGAGTCTTGTTGACCACGACCAGATCTTCATCGGCAAAAAATACATTCAGGGGCCCGTCATCGGGAACGACGCTTGAATCAGTGTATTCGGGGGCAAGTGTCAGGGTTTGTCCGGGCATGAGCCTGGTCGCAGCCTTGCTGCAGACCTGCCCGTTGATGCGCGCTCGCCCGTCCTTGATCCAGGCCTGAACGCGGCTTCTGCCCACGCCCTCCTCTTCAAGGCAGGTCTGCCAAAAAACATCCAGTCGCTGCCCGACATCCGCGACGCCAACCTTCTCCACATATTCCTGCATGCAGCCTTCCCCGTTACAACCGTGACCGGCCGACTCGGCCCGAAACGTACAATGTTTTTTTGGATTCCCGATACAACACGTTTTGCGTAGTCACCTTTCGCGCCGCTGACAAATGAAAAGGCGGCCCCGATCGGGACCGCCTTCCACTTAAGTCAATGTCGGAAGAAGATTATTTCTTCTTGTAGACACCCTTCAGTTCGGCCAGGATGCGGCGGTTTTCAGCGCGACCGGCATCGGTGTCATTGGTGGCGATGGGCTTGCTCTCGCCATAACCGACAGCGGAGAACAGGTTGGTGTCCATGCCGAGTTCGTTGACCAGATAGTCGCGGACGGCCTTGGCGCGTCGTTCGGACAACTTCTGGTTGTATTCGTCGGTACCCACGGAATCGGTGTGTCCGGCGATTTCAACGACGGTGAAGGACTGCTGCTGTCTCATGTAGGAAGCGAAATCAGCCAGCTCCTGATGGTATTCGGGCTTGATGTCGGACTTGTCGAAGTCGAAGTTGATCTTGAGCGTCACGATATCGTCAATGGGGCAACCGGCGGCGTCAACAGCCAGGCCCTTGATGGTGTCGGGGCACTTGTCGATGCAGTTGTTTACGCCATCGCCGTCGTCATCCAGGGAGCAGGGATCAACCGCAGTTGCGTCATCGTAGAAGACATCTTTCACGAACTTCTGCAGGGCGGCGTCATCGGCCAAATCGGCGGCGGAAGCGCCAACGCCGCAAGGCTGCTTCAGGGCGGTGATAGCGTCGAGCAAGGGCTGGTTGCCGTTCACGGTGTCGGCAAAGCTGATGGTGTGGAAACACGCGCCGTATTTTTCAGCCAGGGCGGCGGCAACCTTGACGGAGCCTTCGCCGGTGTTTTCACGGCCATCGGACACGACAATGACGGCACTGCGGCCCACGGCACCCTGCAGGGCGGGTTCAAGACCGGCCAGGCCTACACCAAGAGGCGTGGGGTTGGAGCCGATCACTGTAGGAATCTTGGCGATGGATGCACCATAGCCGGCGGTGGTGTAAGCTTCCAGAGCCTGGAGTTCACCGGCCGGAGCGGCGGTGCTGAGGGCGCCCTGATAGCCAAGTTCGGGGATCATGGCGTTCATGCGTTCGAGCAGGGCCTTGGCCAAAACGATCTTTGTTTCCTTGGTGCCTACATACTTCTCGTCCATGGAACCGGAGCGGTCAACCAGGATGAAGAAGTTGTCTACCTTGCGCACATAGTTTTCGGCGGCCACCGCCACGGAGGCGGAACACATGGCCACAAGCAGAGCCAAAAGAACCAATTTTTTAACTTTCATACGTTCTACTCCTCGGGTTGATATTACTTCTCAAATGAAAAAGCGGACATTTTTCGGAAAACCTGTCTGCTTATCTTTAGCTCTATCACAATTTATTGTCAAAGGCAGAAAAACAAAAGAAATATAAAATCTTCATCGGCAAACGGGTCGCCGTGGCAAATATGACTTGACCCTCGACTGAGCAGCGCCGACAATCAATGATATGGACGAATCTCTCAGGGCTGTCCCGGATTTTAAACGAGTCATTCTGCACTTGGACATGGACGCTTTTTTCACCTCCGTGGAACAGGCCGACGATCCTTTGTTGCAAGGGAAGCCTGTAGTGATCGGACAATCCTTGCGCGGAGTGGCCTCGGCGGCGTCATACGAAGCCAGAAAATACGGCATCAGATCCGCCATGCCCATCGTGCAGGCCAAAAAACTCTGCCCTCACGCAGTATTCCTGCCCGGCCGCATGTCCCGCTACCGTGAAATCTCGGTAAAGATCATGAACATTATGCGCGCGCTGTGTCCACTGGTCGAGCAGGCTTCGGTCGACGAGGCATATGCGGACATAAGCGGCACCCGGAGGATTTTCGGGCCTCCGGAAAACATCGCCCGGCGTCTCAAAGCCGAGATACTGGCCGCAACCAACCTGACCTGCTCCGTGGGCATCGCCCCCAATAAATTCCTCGCCAAGATCGCTTCGGACTGGAACAAGCCGGGCGGCCTGACCTTCATCCCTCCCGCCGACGTGCCCGCGTTCCTGCGCGACCTCCCGCTGGGCAGGATCCCCGGAGTCGGAAAACAGTTTCAGGAGGAGTTACGCCGCATCGGCGTGACCACGATCCCCCACGTTCTGGCGCACCCGCGAACCTACTGGAACGAGCTCATGGGCAAACGGGGAGCGTTCCTGCACGACAGGGCCTGCGGCATCGATGATTCGCCCGTGGTGCCCGGCAGCGATCCCAAGTCCTGCAGCGCGGAAAATACCCTGGACAGGGACACGCTTGACCGAACCCTGCTTGAGCGCTGGTTATTGATCCAGGCCGAACGCATCGGACGGGAACTGCGGGGGCTCGGGAAAAAAGGGCTGACCGTGACGCTCAAGATCAAATTCCAGGATTTCTCTTCCATCACGCGCAGCAGAACCCTGGCCAGGCCCACCGACATCACCACGGAAATCTTCGAGGCCGCGCGCATGCTCCTCACTGCCGAAAAACTCCCCCGGCCCGTCCGTCTCATCGGCACCGGAGTTTCCAATTTCCGCTTCGTGCAGGCCGAACTGCCGCTTATGCCCGATGCGGGCCGCAAGCGCAGTCAGCAGCTGGACCAGGCCATGGACCGCATCCGGGACAAGTTCGGAAACAAAAGCATCCTTCGGGCCGAGGCCGCCATCAGGGAATCGGACGCCGTGAACGACCTTTTATCCCAAAAAAATCGCACATCGAACGGACAATAATACTTGCCAAAGAAGATTTTTCTTGCTTGGGAAATCCGATTCGAACATCAAGCATATAAGGATATTCCATGTTTTCTCATGCCATCACCCGCATCCCCGGCCCGGATTACCCAAAAGGACTGACCACCTCCACCCTGCCCGCTCCAGACCTTGAACTGGCACTCCGGCAGCATGACGCATATGTACGCTGCCTCGAATCCCTGGGGCTGACCGTTGAAGTCCTGCCCGCCGCGCCCGGCTTCCCCGACGCCTGTTTTGTCGAGGACACGGCCGTAGTCGTCCGCGAGACGGCAGTCATCACACGCCCCGGAGCCCCGTCGCGCACGGGCGAGACGGTTCATATCGAAGCCGCGCTGGCCCCCCACCGCCCCCTGGCCCGCATAAAGGCGCCGGGCACCCTGGACGGAGGCGACATCCTGCAGGTGGGCAAACACTTCTTTATCGGCGTGTCGGACCGCACCAATGACGAAGGCGCGAGGCAGCTCGCCGCCATCCTGGCCGTCCACGGCTACGAGAGCAGCATCATCAAGGTGGCTGCGGGCCTGCATCTCAAATCAAGTCTCAACTTCGTGGGCGAAGACACCATGCTGGTCACGGCCGACTTTGCCGGACATCCGGCCATCGCCGATTTCAAACAGATCGTCTGCCCGGCGGACGAGGAATACGCGGCCAACACGGTGCTCGTGAACGGCACCCTGATCATGCCGACGGGCTATCCCCGGACCAGAGCCCTGCTGGAACCGCTTAACCTGCCCATCGTGGAACTGGACACCAGTGAATACCGCAAGATGGACGGCGGTCTGACCTGCCTGTCCTTACGTCTGCAAAACCCTGTTTCTTGAGTTTTCGACCATCACGGCGTAGGGGAATCAACGCAAGGGGGATATGTAATGGAACTGTTCAAAAATCGATACAAACGTGAATTCATCGAAGTCGCCTGCCCCAAATGCAAGCAGACCAAAATCATCTGCCTGCCCGAGGAGGAGATACCCACCTGCGAGTACTGCAAAGTCAAAATGAACATCAAAGAGGTTCTGACCGAGGGAAAATATTGACCACCGGCAAGCCTTGTAACCAAAGAGGAGGCTCTATGCGTTTTATGACGAAGATTGTTTTGGCCCTGCTGCTGGTCGCGTTTGCGGCCATGCCCGTCATGGCCGCGGATCACGAACTTGCCCAGAAATCCACCCTGAACGAAATCCTGAAGCGCGGCGAGCTGCGTGTCGGCCTCGACGCCGGCTACATGCCCTTCGAGATGACGGACAAGAAGGGCGAGATCGTCGGCTTCGACGTGGACATGGCCAAGGAAATGGCCAAGGCCATGGGCGTCAAGCTGACCATCGTCAACACCGACTATGACGGCATCATTCCCGCCTTGATGGCCGACAAGTTCGACATCATCATCAGCGGCATGACCGTTAACCAGGAACGCAACCTGCAGATCAATTTCGCCGACCCGTACATCGTCGTCGGCCAGGCCATCCTCTTGAACAAAAAGCACGAGGGCGCGATCACTTCCTATAAGGATTTGAACGATCCCAAGTTCACCGTTGTCTCCCGCATCGGCACCACCGGCGAACAGGCCGCCAAGCGCATGATCCCCAAGGCTCAGTACAAGAGCTTTGAGAAGGAGTCCGACGGCGCCATGGAAGTGGTCAACGGCCAGGCCGACGCGTTTGTCTATGACCTGCCCTTCAACGTGGTCTTCATGGCCCAGCAGGGCGGCAAGAACCTGGTCCTGCTGGACAAGCCCTTCACCTACGAGCCCCTGGGCTTCGGCGTGAAGAAGGGTGACCCGGACTTTTTGAACTGGCTGGACAACTTCCTGACCCAGATCAAGAACGACGGCCGCTTCGACCGCATCTACGACAAGTGGATCAAGGGCACCGAGTGGCTCAAGGACATCCAGTAATCAAGCAAAGTTGAGGGATCCGGCTTTTCATGCCGGATTCCTCGTTTTCATGACTTAAGCATCACCAGGACGGACAATGGCCACCTACACCGGACTCGATCGGCCCAAAAGCAAATTTTATTACCAGTTCTGGAGTCTCGCCTTCGTGATCGGGCTCTGCAGCGCCATGGCTCTGCTCTACTACTCCACGAAAAAAGTGGAGTACACATGGAGATGGAACCGCGTACCCCAATATTTCATTTACGACGACAAGGTGAACATCCGCGCGGAGATGGAAGGGACCATCACCTCCATCACGGAAACCGGCGAGAACGTACTCGTGACGGTGCAAGGCGACGACGGGGAAGAAAGCCACACCCTGCCCAAAACCTCGCTGCTGCTGGCCCCGGGCGACTATGTCTATGCGGGCGACAACATCGGTTTCTACTCCGAGACAAAGCCCGGCATCCTGATCGAAGGACTGCTGCTGACTCTTGAAGTGAGCGCTCTGGCCATCGTCTTCGGCATCCTGCTCGGCCTCTTCACGGGTCTGGCCCGCATCTCCGACAACCCGGCCCTGCGCTGGGGAGCCATCGCCTACATCGAACTCATCCGCGGCTCACCGCTGCTGGTGCAGATATTTCTCTGGTACTTCGTGGTCGGCACGGTCATCAACAGCATGCTGTCCCAATACGGGATCGGGCAAATCCCGCCGCTCTGGTTCGGCGTCATGGCCCTGGCCATCTTCACCGGCGCCTACACCGCCGAGATCGTGCGCGCGGGCATCCAGTCCGTGCACCGCGGCCAGATGGAGGCCGCACGCTCGCTCGGGATGACCTACAACAAGGCCATGCGCAAGGTCATCCTGCCCCAGGCCTTCCGCCGCATCCTGCCCCCCCTGGCCGGACAGTTCATCAGCCTGGTCAAGGACTCCTCCCTCCTCGGCGTCATCTCCATCCGCGAACTGACCAAGGCTTCCCGGGAGGTCGTGTCTTCGTCCCTGCAGCCCTTTGAAATCTGGATCGTGTGCGCCATCCTGTACCTGGTCCTGACCTTTACCCTGTCCATGTTCGTGCAGTATCTCGAACGCAAGGCCATCTAGAGGATATCATGCACAAACCACCCATCATCGACGTTCAAAGCATCGACAAGTTCTTCTACACCCCGGAACGTTTGCAGGCCCTGAACCGCGTATCCTGCACCGTGGCGCATGGGGAGGTCGTGGTCATCATCGGGCCGTCCGGTTCCGGGAAATCAACCTTCCTGCGCTGCCTGAATCGCCTAGAATACGCCGATACCGGACACATCATCATCGACGGCGTGGACATTCTCGATCCCAAATGCGATATCAACGCCATTCGCGCCGAAGTGGGCATGGTCTTCCAGTCCTTCAACCTCTTCCCGCACAAGACGGTGCTGGACAATCTGACCATGGCCCAGATGTCGGTGCGCGGGCGCTCGAAAAAAGAGGCCGAGGCCAAGGGCATGGCGCTCCTGGAAAAGGTCGGCATCGCCGAAAAGTTTGCGGCCAGACCCGAGCAACTCTCCGGCGGTCAGCAGCAGCGCGTGGCCATTGCCCGATCCCTGGCCATGGACCCGAAGATCATGCTCTTCGACGAACCCACCTCCGCCCTTGATCCGGAAATGGTCGGCGAGGTTCTGGACGTCATGAAGAACCTGGCCCGAGAGGGAATGACCATGGTCGTCGTCACCCACGAAATGGGTTTCGCGCGCGAGGTCGCGGACCGGGTCCTGTTCATGGACAAAGGCGAAATTCTGGAACAGGGCGCGCCCGAACATTTTTTCACCGCGCCAACCCTGGAACGGACCAAGGAGTTTTTGGGGCAAATTCTCTGATCAGACAACGACAACCGAGGAAGGAGCGAGATGAGCAAGGCGCTACAGCATCAATTGGCCAAGACCATCAAGGAACAGGGCGACATGGCCCGGGATATGGCCATTGCGGAACTCAAAGACCTGAAGAAAGACCTTCTGGAACTGGAAAAAGCCCTGACCACCAAGAAGACCCCCGACCAGGGTCTGCTCATGGACATTTCCCACGGCGCCTTCGAACTCTTCCGCACAGCCTCCATCGTCCTGGAAACAGACAACCTGCAGGATCAGCTCCAGCACGCTGCCGAAGCCGGCAAGGACTTGGAATACCTCGAAAAAAAGGGAGCCATCCTGCTCACTAAACCCGAAGGCTGGCACTGGTTCACGCCCAAGGGCGAAATGCTTTTCCTGGCCGCGCCGAACGAGACCAGGCTGGCCGCCCAGAAACTGCAGGAACGCATCACCCGCAAGACACCCGCCAAACCAGCCCCCAAGCCCCAGGCACCGCCCAAAGCTCCGCCCATTTCGACGGAAGATTGATCTTGGGTCAAACGAAAAAATGCCCGCCGGACCGAATGGTTCGAGCGGGCTTTTCATTTGTGGAGGCGAGGAAAGATAGGCAGAAATGCCCCGTGATCTTTACTTCAATCCCAAAGCTTCGCGTTGCATATTCTGGTATTGCTTATTGGCTGCCCTTAGATTGTCCTTACGCTGGCGGAGGATGTTCTTCTCGGAGACGGAGGCTGTACCCTTGAGGCGATTGGTCAGACGGGCGGTGTGGGAAAGGATGAATTCTCGAAAAGCATCGAGGGGAAGGCCGCCTTGCTTGCGTTTGGCGGAAAACGCATGGGCAGCTTTGGCATAGGCCTCTTTATCCTGCACAAGCGTAAGGGACCCAGAGGCCTCTTCAAGCTGTTTCAGGTCAGGATTAATGCTGCTCACCATCTCGGCGGAGTTTGCGTATGTGGCGAGTTCCTGCTGCAGAGTCAATTTTTCTGCAGCAAGGATGAGCTCAGGGCTATTGGATTTTTCTAATTGTTTGTACGTTGTAAGCGTGGCGGGCAAGCTTTTCTGAAATTCCACCGCCTCTAAAGATGACTCTTTAAGCTGAAATAGGCCCCAATCACGCGAGAGATTTTCAAAAAGCTCATCTATCAAGCCAGGCTTTACCATGAACTGTCTCCGCCTCAGAAAGATCGTACCCTTGTTCTCGCAGATACTCGATCCCAAAGAGCTCTTTTCCGGCAGCGACTAAATGCGTTGGGAGAGGAATTTTTTTGAGCAGCCGACTGGCTTCCCCGTGTTCACCTCGCTCTTTTGCGGCAAGCGAAGCGCTGAGAATCCGAAATCTTTCTTCTCGTGTCAGCTTTTCCATGATTATCTCCAGTTTTTCTGATCGATAGGGCAACCCGCTTTCGGTGTCCAGAGCGGGGCAAGCCCATTCCTCGGCCAGGTTTGGTATTACACGCCCGGCCTTCTGGACTAATCCCGGTTTTTTTGAATCCTCCAAGCCTGGAAGCAGGCTGGGATAAGACCTAACCACCACTCATTTACAGGACAATAGGGTCCGCTACTGATCTTTCCCCAAAATCTCCCCATTTTTGACATGGCTCAAAGCGGCCTTATCTCAAAGCCCCTAGACAGGACTCACGCAACAAACAGCGGAGGAACGCATGAAAAGAAAAATCATTGAAATAGACGAAGAAAAGTGCACGGGCTGCGGCCAGTGCGTGACTGGATGCGCCGAGGGCGCTTTGGCCATCATCGACGGCAAGGCCAAGATCGTGAGGGATATGTTTTGTGACGGGCTCGGAGCCTGCATCGGGCATTGCCCCGAGGACGCCCTGCACATCATCGAGCGCGAAGCCGACGATTTCGACGAGGAAGCGGCCATGGAGCATGTGCGCAAAATAGGCGGCGTCGAGGCCCTGGTTCACGGAGCGGGACACGGCGGCTGCCCGTCGGCCCAGGTTTCGACCCGCACGGCCGGACATGGCGGCTGCCCTTCCGCCGGCATGATGCGCATGACCCCGTGCGAACAGGCCAACGTGCCCGCAGGCCAGGCCGGCTCGGCCCTGTCCCACTGGCCCGTGCAGATCCGGCTCGTTCCGCCGCACGCGCCTTTCCTGCAGGACGCGGATCTCTTGATCGCCGGAGACTGCTGCCCCGTGGCCACTCCGGATTTCCACGGACGCTTCCTGGCCGGACGCACGGTCATGATCGGCTGCCCCAAATTCGACAACGCCGGGGAATACGTGGAGCGCCTGACCCAGGTCTTTGCCCAGAACAGGATCAAGTCCGTGACCATCCTGGAAATGGAAGTGCCCTGCTGCTCCGGCTTGTCGCGCATCGTGGGACAGGCCCTGGCCAACAGCGGAAAGGACATTCCCGCAGTGCGGGCCATCGTGGCCAGGGACGGCAAGGTCAGCGAGGAGAAATTCACCCCCCCGGCGACGGCCCCTCAGGGATTGACCCGGCTCTAAGTCCAGCCCCAAGCTCTGGGACGCATCATCCGCCTCCCGAGCCCGCTTACCGGTTCCAGTCCTGGTCGCGCACCCGGACAAAAGCCTCTTCCGGCACAGCGAGGGGCTGCGCAAGAACACCCTCTTCCGCCATAACGCGGTGGAGGGTGTTTTTGCGTTCACGCTCCGGCCACTGCTGACACAGCAGCACGCCGGCAAAGACCACGGCCACCCCGGCAAGCTGCCAGGCGGTAAGACGCTCGCCCAGACACAACCAGCCCAGCAGCATGGAAAACACGGGAATGAGATTGACGAAGGCCGAAGCCTGCCAGGCCGGAAGCTTGCTGATCCCGTAGTTGTAGAAACCGTACGCCCCGATGCTTATGCATACGCACAGGTACAGCACGGCCAGACTGGGACCTGGCGGGAAGGCCTGGGGCATCAC is a genomic window of Desulfomicrobium baculatum DSM 4028 containing:
- a CDS encoding ATP-binding protein; translated protein: MKRKIIEIDEEKCTGCGQCVTGCAEGALAIIDGKAKIVRDMFCDGLGACIGHCPEDALHIIEREADDFDEEAAMEHVRKIGGVEALVHGAGHGGCPSAQVSTRTAGHGGCPSAGMMRMTPCEQANVPAGQAGSALSHWPVQIRLVPPHAPFLQDADLLIAGDCCPVATPDFHGRFLAGRTVMIGCPKFDNAGEYVERLTQVFAQNRIKSVTILEMEVPCCSGLSRIVGQALANSGKDIPAVRAIVARDGKVSEEKFTPPATAPQGLTRL
- a CDS encoding amino acid ABC transporter ATP-binding protein; the protein is MHKPPIIDVQSIDKFFYTPERLQALNRVSCTVAHGEVVVIIGPSGSGKSTFLRCLNRLEYADTGHIIIDGVDILDPKCDINAIRAEVGMVFQSFNLFPHKTVLDNLTMAQMSVRGRSKKEAEAKGMALLEKVGIAEKFAARPEQLSGGQQQRVAIARSLAMDPKIMLFDEPTSALDPEMVGEVLDVMKNLAREGMTMVVVTHEMGFAREVADRVLFMDKGEILEQGAPEHFFTAPTLERTKEFLGQIL
- a CDS encoding amino acid ABC transporter permease (The N-terminal region of this protein, as described by TIGR01726, is a three transmembrane segment that identifies a subfamily of ABC transporter permease subunits, which specificities that include histidine, arginine, glutamine, glutamate, L-cystine (sic), the opines (in Agrobacterium) octopine and nopaline, etc.), translated to MATYTGLDRPKSKFYYQFWSLAFVIGLCSAMALLYYSTKKVEYTWRWNRVPQYFIYDDKVNIRAEMEGTITSITETGENVLVTVQGDDGEESHTLPKTSLLLAPGDYVYAGDNIGFYSETKPGILIEGLLLTLEVSALAIVFGILLGLFTGLARISDNPALRWGAIAYIELIRGSPLLVQIFLWYFVVGTVINSMLSQYGIGQIPPLWFGVMALAIFTGAYTAEIVRAGIQSVHRGQMEAARSLGMTYNKAMRKVILPQAFRRILPPLAGQFISLVKDSSLLGVISIRELTKASREVVSSSLQPFEIWIVCAILYLVLTFTLSMFVQYLERKAI
- a CDS encoding transporter substrate-binding domain-containing protein, producing MRFMTKIVLALLLVAFAAMPVMAADHELAQKSTLNEILKRGELRVGLDAGYMPFEMTDKKGEIVGFDVDMAKEMAKAMGVKLTIVNTDYDGIIPALMADKFDIIISGMTVNQERNLQINFADPYIVVGQAILLNKKHEGAITSYKDLNDPKFTVVSRIGTTGEQAAKRMIPKAQYKSFEKESDGAMEVVNGQADAFVYDLPFNVVFMAQQGGKNLVLLDKPFTYEPLGFGVKKGDPDFLNWLDNFLTQIKNDGRFDRIYDKWIKGTEWLKDIQ